Below is a window of Pseudodesulfovibrio sp. 5S69 DNA.
ATATTATGACGGTTCAGATGAGATAGGCCACGGTTTCGTCTCGGGCGCTTCCGGTTATGTCACCACCACCGAGTCCATCATACTCGACTTCGGCAACAACACCGTCGAGAAGCCCCTGAACGTGGCCGTCACCCTGGACAACGTCACGGACATCGAAGACGTCGTCTTTACGGTCACGGGCAAGGACGGCGACGGCAACCCCCACACTTTCACCTTCCACACCTTCGGGGTGGCCGACGGCACGACCTTGACCGATGCGGGCGGCAGCGGCGTGACCCTGTACAAGAGCAGCAACGGGCAATATACGGTCAAGGGCACGGCCATCGACTCCGACGGCAACGGCGAGATGCTCATCGACACCATCACCATCACCGCAGGCGACAGAGCCTCGTTCATCCTGGCGGCCATCGACGTGACCGCCGAGGGCTCGTGGCAGACCGGCACCATCCCCGGCGAACAGTCCATCCTGCCCGCACACGGCAACCTCCTGGACAACGCGTACAGCTCGGACGGCTCGGAAATGACTGCGGCCATCGTGGGCGCGGGCGTGGGCCTCTGGGGCACCCTGGCCGTGGACTCCGCCACCGGCGATTGGACCTACACGCCCCACGACAATGCGCTGAACGCCGGCAACGCACCGGACGGCCCCACCGTGGAACAGTTCACCTACCAGGTGACCGACGCCCACGGTCTGACCGACACCGCCACCTTGTACGTGCCGGTGCACCTCAACACCACCGCGACCGACACTCCCACCGAAGGCGGCGACGTGGTCTACGGCGGCGACGGCGGCCACACCATCTCCGGTCTGGGAGGCAACGACTTCCTGTACGGCGGGGCGGGCGAGGACACCCTCTACGGCGGGGCGGGCCACGACTACCTGAACGGCGGCGGCGGCAACGACCACCTGTTCGGCGGCGACGGCAACGACTACCTGTTCGGCGGTAACGGCAACGACGTCCTGGAAGGCGGGGCCGGCAACGACCACCTGTTCGGCGGGGCCGGCAACGACACCCTCTGGGGCGGCGCAGGCAACGACGTCATCGACGCCGGATCCGGCGATGACAACGTCTTCGTCAGTTCTGGCCACGACACCGTTTCCCTGGGCTCGGGCGAGGACACCATCACCATCGACCCGACCTATCTGACCGCCGGCGACGGCGGCGGGTCCATGACCGTGACCGACTTCAACATCCACGAGAACGATCACTTCGCCTTCGGTCACCTGAGCTCCGGCGTGGTGGAAGTGAGCTCCTTGGCCAACAGCGGCGATCTGGTCCTGACCATCGCCAACGTGAACCCCGCCGGGGACGACATCAGCATCACCCTGCAGGGCGTGCTGCCCCCGACCCATGATATGGTCACCGACCATGTGGACCTGTCGGCCACCGGCGACGACCTGAACACCGTGGTCCAACACATCATCAATTCCGGCGGACACACGTCCTAAAACGACCAATACCCCCGACCCGGCCATGCGGCCGGGTCGGGACCATGTTTCGGAATGCGGTTTTCTCCACCATGGAGACAGGGATATGCCCGACGAGGCGAACATGAACGAAACCACGATGCTCGGCACCTACACCCTTGACGGAAACGTTCCGGTCGATCCGGAGATCGTCCTGTCCGACTGCCGCGACACGGCCATGCTCGGCCAACTGGTGAGCATGTTCGCGGGCGATGCCGACATCCGGTTCTTCCTCCTCCCGGACGTGGACCGGGCCTCCATCGACCTGGGGGCGGCCTTCCACTTCATCAAGGACACCGGAAGCTGGGTGCTGGCCAACAACGACACCATGCACGGCGTCCTGTTCGACGACGCGGGGTTCAACCCCGCCGGGCACGAGGGGACCTTTTCCATCTCCCTGCTGGGCGACGGCTCCTACGCCCTGAACATCGGTTCCGAAACCGATCCCGGCGCGGACCTGCCGCACGACGCCCTGCTCGTGGACCTGCCCGAACACGACCTCTTCGTGGACGGGCACCCGGTCCATCCGGGCGGACACGAGGGCCACGAGGGCGGCCATGCACTCCACGCGGGCGCGGAATCCGACGGCCTGTTCATCGATCCCTCGGTCCTCGGACACGGCCAGAGCGAGATCGTGGTCACCAACTTCTCCCTCGGCAGCAACCACCTGGAACTGCCCGACAACATGTCCGTCAAGGACGTGGTCGTGGACAACGAGCACGACCTGACTTCGGTAATCATCGGCCAGAACGACCATACGGGCGACGACATCGTGGTCAAGCTGCTCGGCGTTTCGCACCCGGATATGCCCGCCCACGATTTCCATATCGACGCGGCCCACTCCGGGGACGACCTCATCACCCATCTGATCCATTCCGGCCGACACGTGGGATAACCCCGCGCCGCAGCCGCGTTTCGGCAGAGAACACGTGTCCGGGGACGCTCACGCCTCCGACGGCGGAGTTACGGTAGCAGCAGGGGGCTTCGGCGAACACATCCGGCTGTATTCATAGGAAGTAGCGCAGCCGGGTTCCTGACCCAGGGCCTTCCCGAATTTAAGAAGAACGGGTCCGTCCTTTCTTGACCATATTTGCACAACCGGCTACAAGTATAGCAGTAAGTACCTTACAAAACCCGAAACGGGGAAGAAAATGAAAAAACTTGTTCCTGCAATTCTCCTCTTCACGTTGGCGCTGTCGGTGCCGGCTTTCGCCGCCAACGGCACGATGACGCTCAAGGACAGCGTCATCGCGGCGGTCAAGCAGCATCCGCAGATCAAGGCGCTTTTGAACAACAAGGACGCCGTGGCCATGGCCAAGCGTTCCGCGCTGGGCCGCTTCTTCCCGTCCCTCGACCTGACCGGCGAATACGGCAAGCAGCAGTACGACGACGCCAACAACCGCCGGAACAATACCGAAGAGCGCTGGCGCACCCCGACCGACTTTCGGGCCACCCTGACCCAGCCCATCTTCGACGGCTTCGACCGTTGGCACGATTTCAAGCGTGAAGGCTTCCGCCTGACCTCGGCCGAAGGCCGCCTGGTGGACAACGTCGAGACCGTGGGCCTGGATGCCGTCCGTTCCCACGTGGATGTGGTCCGCCTGCGCAAGCTGGTCGCCCTGGCGGAAGACAACATCGCCGCGCACCAGCACCTGCTCGATTCCATCACCGAACGCGTCCAGGGCGGAGCGGGCAACCGCGCCGACGAGATGCAGGCCAAGGGCCGCGTCGCCCGCGCCCAGACCACCCTGGTCACCTATACCGGCGAACTGCGCACCGCCGAGGCCCAGTACATCCGCACCGTGGGAACGGCTCCCACCTCTCTGGCCGATCCCCAGTATCTGCCGAACTACATCCCCGGCAACGCCGACCAGATTCTCAACCTTTCCCTGGAAAACAACCCCAAAATCGCCGTGTACAAGGCCGAAATCAACGTGGCCGAGCAGACCAAGGGCCAGCTCGAATCGACCATGTACCCGACCGACGACGCCTATCTGTCCACCCGACATACCGACAACCTCGACGGCGTGGACTCCTATATCCAGGACAACAAGGCCATGCTGCGCGCCCGGTGGAACATCTTCAACGGCACCAGTGACTACTACGACATCAAGACCGCCGCCGCCCGCATCCGCGAGGCGCAGGACAACCTGCAGGACACCACCGACGACATCATCCGCCAGGTGGCCTCCACCTGGGCCGACTACCAGTCCAGCCTGGACCAAATCCAGAAGTACCAGGAAGCCCTGCAGTACAGCCTCGAATCCCTGGACATGTACCTGATGCAGTTCAACGTGGGCCAGCGCTCCCTGCTCGACCTCCTGGACGCCACCAACGAGGTGTTCACCAACCGCGTGCAGCTTGAGACCGCGACCATGAACCGCGACTTCACCGTCTACAAGTTCCTGGCCCTCGAAGGCCAGCTCATGAAGACCCTGGAGATCGCGCCCAATACCTACGAGAACATGTCCACGGAGACCACCGCTTCCAAGTAGCCGGAACGCTACTGCGAGAACAATCGTTCAAGGGGCGCAGCCGTGACGGCTGCGCCCCTTCTTCACTGGGCCGCCCCGTGACTTTCCCCACGACGCTCCGCCGGGACTCCCCGGCGCTGTCCGGCAGGCGGCCCGCAATCCGGGCATCCCGCCGAGCGATGCCGGCTTCATCGCAACATAGAGCGGCGCGGAAACGGCGCACACCCGAAAGCCCGCCCGCAGACAGTCCCCACGCAACACCCGCCCCCTAGGCGCGATCCGCTTGCCCCCCAGCGATTTTCCTTCCGCAGCGTAATGGCGGGCATTCGAACACCGCCCAGAGCACACAAAAAGGCCCCGGCACGATGCCGGGGCCTCTGCATGACCAGATGGATGGGGTCGGTGCTATGCCTTGTCGGCGAGGAGCCGTTCCCCGGCCGGAGTTTTGATGACGTCGGCCAGGGCGGCGACCACGGCGGGGTCGAAGCGGTCGCTCTCCCCGGAGAGGATCTCCAGGGCCTGTTCCGGGGCCTTGGCACCCCGGTAGGAGCGGGGACGGATCATGGCGCAGAACGAGTTGAGCGCGGCCAGGATGCGGGCGAGCACGATGATGTCACCGTCGGCCAGCTTCTTGGGGTAGCCCGAGCCGTCCAGGCGTTCGTTCATCTGATAGATGGCCATGAGCACGCCCTCGTCGATGTCGATGTCCTTGAGGATGCGGTAGGCGTATTCCACGTGTCCCTCCATGACGGCCATCTCCTCGGGGGTGAGCTTGCCCGGCTTGGTCAGGATCTCGTTGGGCACGAACATCTTGCCGATCTGCGACAGGTTGGCGGCGGTCTCGATCTCGGCGATGTCCATCTCGGACAGGTGCATGGCCTTGGCCACCTCCACGGACAGCCCGGCCAGGAGCTTGGTATGGCCGCCCAGATACGGGTCAGCGGCCTCGATGGTCGAGCCGAGCGCCTCCATGGCGTTCCTGATCAGCCGCTTGTTCTTCTCCTGGGCGGCCACGAACTCGGTCACGTCGCGGTAGACCTCGACGATACCCTGGCAGGTGCCGTCCTTGGTGCAGTACGGCGACTTGGACACCTGGAACTGGTGGCGCCGGGAGCGGATGAAGATGGGCTCGCTGATGGTCATCTTGCGGTTCTCGCGCACGACCACCTCGTCGATGGACTCCAGCCGCTTGGCCGTGTCGAAGCCGAATACGGCGGCGGTATCCATGCCGATGAGTTCCTCCTTGGGACGCCCGGCGGCCGAGGCAAAGGCGTCGTTGACGTAGGTGAATTTGCCGAGCGCGTCCTTGAGCACGATGAACTCGTCGATGTTGGCGTTGATGGAATCGATGAACAGCTTCTGCGCCTCGATCTGGGTGGCCAGGGCCCGGAACTGCTCGGCAATGCGCTGGCTCTGTACGCCGGTCAGGATCCACCAGGCCAGCCCGGCGATGAGCAGCGCGGTCAGGATGCCCAGGCCGGCCA
It encodes the following:
- a CDS encoding calcium-binding protein, which gives rise to MADTSIHALLISLPGNGNTEVYQLDADTPVKFDFDLANAVFTGENGNLEIAVDGGGTIVLENYQALADTGHLPLFEMPDGEMVAGNTYLFAFAGVDQNGDIETAAANATSGSGAGQYNDDPGTLSDGINALGGQGDAFSSHSFPTLGGTPAPLATTADDGGGTIDNPVLSAESDLGHGAWVTDSEGIPTSEFVEGDTSHVDFAAVSGPDSWSTLANGLGLAISGTTSVGSSSQVVQVNDDGIGLSSMDLANRYYDGSDEIGHGFVSGASGYVTTTESIILDFGNNTVEKPLNVAVTLDNVTDIEDVVFTVTGKDGDGNPHTFTFHTFGVADGTTLTDAGGSGVTLYKSSNGQYTVKGTAIDSDGNGEMLIDTITITAGDRASFILAAIDVTAEGSWQTGTIPGEQSILPAHGNLLDNAYSSDGSEMTAAIVGAGVGLWGTLAVDSATGDWTYTPHDNALNAGNAPDGPTVEQFTYQVTDAHGLTDTATLYVPVHLNTTATDTPTEGGDVVYGGDGGHTISGLGGNDFLYGGAGEDTLYGGAGHDYLNGGGGNDHLFGGDGNDYLFGGNGNDVLEGGAGNDHLFGGAGNDTLWGGAGNDVIDAGSGDDNVFVSSGHDTVSLGSGEDTITIDPTYLTAGDGGGSMTVTDFNIHENDHFAFGHLSSGVVEVSSLANSGDLVLTIANVNPAGDDISITLQGVLPPTHDMVTDHVDLSATGDDLNTVVQHIINSGGHTS
- a CDS encoding HD domain-containing phosphohydrolase; protein product: MAEHPTKTAEVPKSIGGAGQGVKIGVVLAFVLVISVGIALLAARAVRDNEASVLENQQKRFQLLTQGRTEVIASWLDNLSHQGDRLIKSDLFRLYASEVDTYAGDLSNLFGRLHSDQSVEGQEGMTLAEQLPMMENMLREFSTYAGFLNARILSRKGEAYIATDGYLPPMNQEQTGLAMAAIKQDKPQYSTLRKTAQGLEMDIFVPVYPPDAVGGTEETSGRKAVGVLMMTRQISGKITELLSNSPLAAKGEKTRLMQKGGAGYREVAPWTADGFLDVGFPVKVNEDGHIPFGLRPSIEDAETKVYSLGVRIPGPAWWLVQEIDYGQAMKPILDYDRTVYIVAGLGILTALLIAGLAWWILTGVQSQRIAEQFRALATQIEAQKLFIDSINANIDEFIVLKDALGKFTYVNDAFASAAGRPKEELIGMDTAAVFGFDTAKRLESIDEVVVRENRKMTISEPIFIRSRRHQFQVSKSPYCTKDGTCQGIVEVYRDVTEFVAAQEKNKRLIRNAMEALGSTIEAADPYLGGHTKLLAGLSVEVAKAMHLSEMDIAEIETAANLSQIGKMFVPNEILTKPGKLTPEEMAVMEGHVEYAYRILKDIDIDEGVLMAIYQMNERLDGSGYPKKLADGDIIVLARILAALNSFCAMIRPRSYRGAKAPEQALEILSGESDRFDPAVVAALADVIKTPAGERLLADKA
- a CDS encoding TolC family outer membrane protein, whose product is MKKLVPAILLFTLALSVPAFAANGTMTLKDSVIAAVKQHPQIKALLNNKDAVAMAKRSALGRFFPSLDLTGEYGKQQYDDANNRRNNTEERWRTPTDFRATLTQPIFDGFDRWHDFKREGFRLTSAEGRLVDNVETVGLDAVRSHVDVVRLRKLVALAEDNIAAHQHLLDSITERVQGGAGNRADEMQAKGRVARAQTTLVTYTGELRTAEAQYIRTVGTAPTSLADPQYLPNYIPGNADQILNLSLENNPKIAVYKAEINVAEQTKGQLESTMYPTDDAYLSTRHTDNLDGVDSYIQDNKAMLRARWNIFNGTSDYYDIKTAAARIREAQDNLQDTTDDIIRQVASTWADYQSSLDQIQKYQEALQYSLESLDMYLMQFNVGQRSLLDLLDATNEVFTNRVQLETATMNRDFTVYKFLALEGQLMKTLEIAPNTYENMSTETTASK